In the Streptomyces sp. f51 genome, one interval contains:
- a CDS encoding nuclear transport factor 2 family protein: MSANTDRYETAVAAYFEAWNAEGRDALTKAVAAAWAPDGTYTDPLADARGHERIADVITTVHEQFPGFVFRPLGTVDGHHDTARFGWELVDAKDGSAPVAGSDVIVLDDEGRILSVHGFLDRVPA, translated from the coding sequence ATGTCCGCGAACACCGACCGCTACGAGACCGCCGTCGCCGCCTACTTCGAGGCCTGGAACGCGGAGGGGCGGGACGCTCTGACGAAGGCGGTGGCCGCCGCCTGGGCCCCGGACGGCACGTACACCGACCCGCTCGCCGACGCCCGGGGGCACGAGCGCATCGCGGACGTGATCACCACCGTGCACGAGCAGTTCCCCGGGTTCGTCTTCCGTCCCCTGGGCACCGTCGACGGGCACCACGACACGGCCCGTTTCGGCTGGGAGCTCGTCGACGCGAAGGACGGCTCCGCGCCCGTCGCGGGATCCGACGTGATCGTCCTGGACGACGAGGGCCGGATCCTCAGCGTGCACGGCTTCCTGGACCGCGTCCCGGCCTGA
- a CDS encoding adenosine deaminase has protein sequence MTAPRIDIDTIRRLPKAVLHDHLDGGLRPATLVELAETVGHTLPTTDPRELADWYYEAANSGDLVRYIATFEHTLAVMQSREGLLRTAEEYVLDLAEDGVVYGEVRYAPELMVNGGLTLPEVVEAVQEGLAAGMAKAAAAGTPVRVGTLLCGMRMFDRTREIADLAVAFRDAGVVGFDIAGAEDGFPPADHLAAFEHLRRESVPFTIHAGEAHGLPSIHQALQVCGAQRIGHGVRITEDIVDGKLGRLAGWVRDRRMALEMCPTSNLQTGAATSIADHPITALRDLGFRVTLNTDNRLVSGTTMTREMSLLVEEAGWGLEDLRTVTVNAVKSAFIPFDERTALIEDVVLPGYDI, from the coding sequence ATGACCGCGCCCCGCATCGACATCGACACGATCCGCCGCCTGCCCAAGGCGGTCCTGCACGACCACCTCGACGGCGGCCTCCGCCCGGCCACCCTGGTCGAGCTCGCGGAGACCGTCGGCCACACCCTGCCCACCACGGACCCGCGGGAACTGGCCGACTGGTACTACGAGGCCGCCAACTCCGGCGACCTGGTCCGCTACATAGCCACCTTCGAGCACACCCTCGCCGTGATGCAGTCCCGCGAGGGCCTGCTGCGCACGGCCGAGGAGTACGTCCTCGACCTGGCCGAGGACGGTGTCGTCTACGGCGAGGTGCGGTACGCGCCCGAGCTCATGGTCAACGGCGGGCTGACCCTGCCCGAGGTCGTCGAGGCGGTGCAGGAGGGCCTCGCGGCCGGTATGGCGAAGGCGGCCGCCGCGGGCACCCCCGTACGCGTCGGGACCCTGCTGTGCGGCATGCGGATGTTCGACCGGACCCGCGAGATCGCGGACCTCGCGGTGGCGTTCCGGGACGCCGGGGTCGTCGGTTTCGACATCGCGGGTGCCGAGGACGGCTTCCCGCCCGCCGACCACCTGGCCGCCTTCGAGCACCTGCGCCGCGAGAGCGTCCCGTTCACCATCCACGCGGGCGAGGCGCACGGTCTGCCCAGCATCCACCAGGCGCTCCAGGTCTGCGGCGCCCAGCGCATCGGTCACGGCGTCCGGATCACCGAGGACATCGTGGACGGCAAGCTCGGCCGCCTCGCGGGCTGGGTGCGCGACCGCCGGATGGCCCTGGAGATGTGCCCGACGTCCAACCTCCAGACCGGCGCGGCGACGTCCATCGCCGACCACCCCATCACCGCCCTGCGCGACCTCGGCTTCCGCGTCACCCTCAACACCGACAACCGGCTGGTGTCGGGGACGACCATGACCCGGGAGATGTCGCTGCTCGTCGAGGAGGCGGGCTGGGGTCTCGAGGACCTGCGGACCGTGACGGTGAACGCGGTCAAGAGCGCGTTCATCCCCTTCGACGAGCGCACGGCCCTCATCGAGGACGTCGTGCTCCCCGGCTACGACATCTGA
- a CDS encoding sodium-dependent transporter → MSGAYLAAATVPAPGLWLRRTHWLGASSLPGIPFTTAPFLLSLVLFTAGLQVPLSELRALVRRPTALLTGLVLHLVAPLLIIPGVAFALRQSPDSDGGSGLVTAMILIVAMPVAAGATVWTGKGEGCQPTAVGLVLASTLVSPLTLPVTLAALCPLLHGPYAGSLAEAARTAGSGFALTGVLLPCGAGILCRLVLPGRPASLLVGTAAPAAMLASLLLTYVNASGALGPFLAHPEPVLFTAAVSVAAAVCGLSFALGLVTTRALRLDAPAGASVTLACGMNNSSAGAVLITTTLPDRPHVLLPVLAYSLLQKAAAGRVVRAGRHPRRPFSSRSWAGRRHRTGSPARRGPR, encoded by the coding sequence GTGAGCGGCGCCTATCTGGCCGCCGCGACCGTGCCCGCCCCGGGCCTGTGGCTGCGCCGCACCCACTGGCTCGGCGCCTCCTCGTTACCCGGAATCCCCTTCACGACGGCTCCGTTCCTGCTGTCCCTGGTCCTGTTCACGGCGGGACTGCAAGTGCCGCTGAGCGAACTGCGCGCGCTCGTCCGCCGTCCCACGGCGCTGCTGACGGGCCTCGTCCTGCACCTGGTGGCACCGCTGCTGATCATCCCGGGCGTGGCGTTCGCGCTGCGCCAGTCACCCGACAGCGACGGGGGAAGCGGGCTGGTCACGGCGATGATCCTCATCGTCGCGATGCCGGTGGCGGCCGGGGCCACGGTGTGGACCGGCAAGGGGGAAGGCTGCCAGCCGACGGCGGTGGGCCTGGTCCTGGCGTCCACCCTCGTCAGTCCGCTGACCCTCCCGGTGACACTGGCGGCCCTGTGCCCGCTGCTGCACGGCCCGTACGCGGGCTCGCTCGCGGAGGCGGCCCGTACCGCCGGCAGCGGATTCGCCCTCACGGGGGTACTGCTTCCGTGCGGCGCGGGAATCCTGTGCCGGCTGGTGCTGCCGGGCCGCCCTGCTTCCCTCCTGGTCGGCACGGCGGCTCCCGCGGCGATGCTCGCCTCACTGCTTCTGACCTACGTCAACGCGAGCGGAGCCCTCGGACCGTTCCTCGCGCACCCCGAACCGGTCCTGTTCACCGCCGCCGTGAGCGTCGCGGCCGCCGTCTGCGGACTGTCGTTCGCGCTGGGCCTGGTCACCACCCGCGCCCTGCGCCTCGACGCACCGGCGGGAGCGTCGGTCACCCTGGCCTGCGGCATGAACAACAGCAGCGCGGGCGCCGTCCTCATCACGACGACACTCCCCGACCGGCCGCACGTCCTGCTCCCGGTGCTGGCGTACAGCCTGTTGCAGAAGGCGGCCGCGGGCCGAGTGGTACGCGCGGGCCGCCACCCTCGCCGACCGTTCTCGTCACGGTCATGGGCCGGACGCCGCCATCGGACCGGCAGCCCGGCCCGTCGTGGCCCCCGATGA
- the thiD gene encoding bifunctional hydroxymethylpyrimidine kinase/phosphomethylpyrimidine kinase, with protein sequence MTTPPRVLTIAGSDSGGGAGIQADLKTMLALGAHGMSVLTAVTAQNSVGVQGAWELSEDAVRAQYRSVVDDIGVQAVKTGMLSSPGLVTAVAELLSDVGAPVVVDPVSVSKHGDRLLADDALDAVRTRLLPRATVATPNLDEVAQLTGVEVSDEAGMRRAAGVLLSFGPRWVLVKGGHLPGQAVDLLTDGTDEHWLRAPRHDNRHTHGTGCTLASAVAVGLAEGLAVPEAVRRAKAYVTAAIEAGFALGAGIGPVDHGWRLRGTG encoded by the coding sequence ATGACCACACCGCCCCGCGTCCTGACGATCGCCGGATCCGATTCCGGCGGAGGCGCAGGAATCCAGGCCGACTTGAAGACCATGCTCGCGCTGGGCGCTCACGGGATGAGCGTGCTCACCGCCGTGACGGCACAGAACTCCGTGGGCGTGCAGGGGGCTTGGGAGCTGTCCGAGGACGCGGTGCGGGCCCAGTACCGCAGTGTGGTCGACGACATCGGCGTGCAGGCCGTCAAGACGGGGATGCTCTCGTCGCCCGGACTGGTCACCGCCGTCGCCGAGTTGCTCTCCGACGTGGGCGCCCCGGTCGTCGTGGACCCGGTGAGCGTCTCCAAGCACGGGGACCGGCTGCTGGCCGACGACGCGCTCGACGCCGTACGGACCCGGCTGCTGCCGCGGGCGACGGTGGCCACCCCGAATCTCGACGAGGTCGCCCAGCTCACCGGGGTGGAGGTGAGCGACGAGGCGGGTATGCGCCGGGCCGCCGGGGTGCTGCTCTCCTTCGGCCCGCGCTGGGTACTGGTGAAGGGGGGTCATCTGCCGGGCCAGGCCGTCGATCTGCTCACCGACGGAACCGACGAGCACTGGCTGCGCGCGCCGCGTCACGACAACCGGCACACGCACGGAACGGGGTGCACGCTGGCCTCGGCCGTCGCGGTGGGACTGGCCGAGGGCCTCGCGGTACCGGAGGCCGTACGGCGGGCGAAGGCGTACGTGACCGCGGCGATCGAGGCCGGTTTCGCGCTCGGGGCCGGCATCGGTCCGGTGGACCACGGGTGGCGACTGCGCGGGACCGGCTGA
- a CDS encoding DinB family protein, with translation MLAKDILIDGFGRVREEVHTAVGGLAPEGLNARPGEDANSVSWLVWHLTRVQDDHVADAAGTEQVWLTGDWAKRFGLDLPRADTGYGHTSAKVARVRVESGDLLLGYYDAVHERTLEFIGGLAAHDFERVVDERWDPPVTLGVRLISVLSDDLQHVGQAAYARGLVQMS, from the coding sequence ATGCTTGCCAAGGACATCCTCATCGACGGATTCGGCCGCGTCAGGGAAGAAGTCCACACCGCTGTCGGCGGCCTCGCTCCTGAGGGCCTCAACGCCCGCCCCGGCGAGGACGCGAACTCGGTCTCCTGGCTGGTCTGGCATCTCACCCGGGTCCAGGACGACCACGTCGCCGACGCCGCCGGGACGGAGCAGGTGTGGCTCACCGGGGACTGGGCGAAGCGCTTCGGGCTCGACCTGCCACGGGCCGACACCGGATACGGCCACACGTCCGCGAAGGTCGCCCGGGTCCGGGTGGAGTCGGGCGACCTGCTGCTCGGCTACTACGACGCCGTCCACGAACGGACCCTGGAGTTCATCGGCGGACTGGCCGCCCATGACTTCGAGCGCGTCGTGGACGAGCGCTGGGACCCGCCGGTGACCCTCGGCGTGCGTCTGATCAGCGTCCTGTCCGACGATCTCCAGCACGTCGGACAGGCCGCCTACGCACGCGGGCTGGTTCAGATGTCGTAG
- a CDS encoding LysR family transcriptional regulator — MELRHLQHFVAVAEDRHFTRAAERLMVSQSGLSSSVRALERELRAPLFVRTTRRVTLTEAGRALFVEAERILAQVRSAQDAVAAVQGVLRGTLSLGTEQCIAGVHCARLLAAFRRRHPDVEIRLRQAGSEALAEEVAAGRLDLAFAVRTRADSEHLRSVPLASEPMTVLCHPGHRLATAAVVTPEELGEEAFVDFHPDWGPRRTTDAAFAAAGVQRTVALEVNDVHSLLELVHESLGVAVVPRHFGHKPEARDLTALPFKGVSEGSYETVAMLPPQEATSPAARALMLLLEGPGENV; from the coding sequence ATGGAACTGCGTCATCTTCAGCACTTCGTCGCCGTCGCCGAGGACCGGCACTTCACCCGGGCGGCGGAGCGGCTCATGGTGTCGCAGTCGGGGCTGTCCTCGTCCGTCCGGGCGCTGGAGCGGGAGCTCCGGGCGCCGCTCTTCGTCCGCACGACCCGCCGGGTGACCCTCACCGAGGCCGGCCGCGCCCTGTTCGTCGAGGCGGAGCGGATCCTCGCCCAGGTGCGTTCGGCGCAGGACGCCGTGGCCGCCGTGCAGGGGGTGCTGCGCGGCACCCTGTCCCTCGGCACCGAGCAGTGCATCGCCGGCGTGCACTGCGCCCGGCTGCTCGCCGCGTTCCGGCGGCGGCATCCGGACGTGGAGATCCGGCTGCGTCAGGCGGGTTCCGAGGCGCTGGCCGAGGAGGTCGCGGCGGGCCGTCTCGACCTGGCCTTCGCGGTGCGGACCCGGGCCGACTCCGAGCACCTGCGGTCGGTGCCGCTGGCCAGTGAGCCGATGACCGTGCTCTGCCACCCGGGGCACCGTCTCGCGACCGCCGCCGTGGTCACGCCCGAGGAACTGGGCGAGGAGGCCTTCGTCGACTTCCACCCCGACTGGGGTCCGCGGCGCACCACCGACGCGGCGTTCGCGGCGGCGGGTGTGCAGCGGACGGTGGCCCTGGAGGTCAACGACGTCCACAGCCTCCTGGAGCTCGTCCACGAGAGCCTCGGGGTCGCCGTCGTACCGCGCCACTTCGGTCACAAGCCGGAGGCCCGCGACCTCACCGCGCTGCCGTTCAAGGGCGTCTCGGAGGGGTCGTACGAGACGGTCGCGATGCTGCCGCCGCAGGAGGCGACGAGCCCCGCCGCGCGGGCCCTGATGCTCCTGCTCGAAGGTCCCGGGGAAAACGTCTGA
- the mgrA gene encoding L-glyceraldehyde 3-phosphate reductase has product MYTPHPDRYADMPYRRTGRSGLKLPALSLGLWHNFGPDRPVDVQRAILRRAFDLGVTHFDLANNYGPPPGAAESALGDALRADFSHHRDELIVSTKAGYLMWPGPYGEWGSRKYLLSSLDQSLGRMGLEYVDIFYSHRPDPETPLEETMGALHSAVQQGKALYVGVSNYSAEQTREAARILADLGTPLLIHQPRYSMLDRRPEDEGLLDTLDELQVGSIAYSPLEQGLLTGRYLNGIPDDSRAASDSPFLSADTVTEDLVGRLRTLDEIAKSRGQSLAQLALAWVLRGGRVTSALVGASSPRQLEDSVEAIGNLDFTEDELARIDALAKA; this is encoded by the coding sequence TTGTACACCCCGCACCCCGACCGTTACGCGGACATGCCCTACCGGCGCACCGGACGCAGCGGCCTGAAGCTGCCCGCGCTGTCGCTCGGTCTGTGGCACAACTTCGGCCCCGACCGGCCCGTGGACGTCCAGCGGGCGATCCTGCGCCGCGCCTTCGACCTCGGCGTCACCCACTTCGACCTGGCGAACAACTACGGCCCGCCGCCCGGCGCCGCCGAGTCCGCCCTCGGCGACGCCCTCAGGGCGGACTTCTCGCACCACCGCGACGAGCTGATCGTCTCGACCAAGGCCGGCTATCTGATGTGGCCGGGCCCGTACGGCGAATGGGGCTCGCGCAAGTACCTGCTGTCCTCGCTCGACCAGAGCCTGGGCCGGATGGGCCTGGAGTACGTCGACATCTTCTACTCGCACCGCCCCGACCCGGAGACTCCGCTGGAGGAGACGATGGGCGCCCTGCACTCGGCGGTCCAGCAGGGCAAGGCGCTGTACGTCGGCGTCTCGAACTACTCGGCGGAGCAGACCCGTGAGGCCGCCCGGATCCTCGCCGATCTGGGCACCCCGCTGCTCATCCACCAGCCGCGCTACTCGATGCTCGACCGGCGCCCCGAGGACGAGGGCCTGCTGGACACGCTCGACGAGCTCCAGGTGGGATCCATCGCGTACTCGCCGCTGGAGCAGGGGCTGCTCACCGGCCGCTATCTGAACGGCATCCCGGACGACTCGCGGGCGGCGAGCGACAGCCCGTTCCTGAGCGCGGACACGGTCACCGAGGACCTCGTGGGCCGGCTGCGGACCCTGGACGAGATCGCCAAGAGCCGTGGTCAGTCGCTGGCCCAGCTGGCGCTGGCCTGGGTCCTGCGCGGCGGCCGGGTCACCTCCGCCCTGGTGGGCGCCAGCAGCCCGCGGCAGCTGGAGGACAGCGTCGAGGCCATCGGCAACCTGGACTTCACCGAGGACGAGCTCGCCCGGATCGACGCGCTGGCCAAGGCGTAG
- a CDS encoding cytosine permease, with protein MPLAHVSGGLPADGRPAVFDGRMPAAPGDLRVEGHGIEPVPESNRYGGAGRLFTVWFAPNLTMTGVFTGTIGIALGLDFTTALAAVVLGTVLGALPTAALSTWGGLTGTGQLPLARLAFGRAVVLPGTLQWLSSVAWDALIGLFGGDALARLCGWPFWVGVLVMMLAQGALGVLGYEAIHRLQIVMTFVLAVAFAVIAWRMLDGVHPATTGSAAGADRAGAFVLTSTIALSLSLSWAPYASDFSRYLPRGTSRPKMFWCTLLGLVTSFVAVQVLGLWGASVLTDQTAAGVDALLGGGAAGAFGLLAVALAAVCSNAMNDYSGSLALQTLGVRIPRPVAAALAAALGFPLVLWMHAADTTARFQNVLLFVGCWIPGFVAIVVVDWIARRRERGGAPLDIAAETAPPRSGPISLVAFAGAFGAAVPFMDTSLYVGPVADALHGADLSYYVAFLVALALYAPLRLRRRA; from the coding sequence ATGCCATTGGCGCATGTTTCCGGCGGGCTGCCCGCCGACGGCCGGCCCGCCGTCTTCGACGGGCGGATGCCCGCGGCACCCGGCGACCTGCGGGTGGAGGGGCACGGCATCGAGCCGGTCCCCGAGAGCAACCGGTACGGCGGCGCCGGCCGCCTGTTCACCGTGTGGTTCGCCCCGAACCTGACGATGACGGGCGTGTTCACCGGCACCATCGGGATCGCGCTCGGCCTGGACTTCACCACCGCCCTCGCGGCGGTCGTCCTCGGGACCGTGCTCGGCGCGCTGCCGACCGCCGCTCTCAGCACCTGGGGCGGACTCACCGGCACCGGCCAACTCCCGCTCGCACGGCTCGCGTTCGGCCGGGCGGTGGTCCTGCCCGGCACGCTCCAGTGGCTGTCCTCGGTCGCCTGGGACGCGTTGATCGGCCTGTTCGGGGGCGATGCGCTGGCGCGGCTGTGCGGCTGGCCGTTCTGGGTCGGCGTGCTCGTCATGATGCTGGCCCAGGGCGCTCTGGGGGTTCTCGGCTACGAGGCCATCCACCGCCTCCAGATCGTCATGACGTTCGTGCTCGCGGTCGCCTTCGCGGTGATCGCCTGGCGGATGCTCGACGGGGTCCACCCCGCGACGACCGGATCCGCGGCCGGTGCCGACCGCGCGGGCGCGTTCGTGCTCACCAGCACCATCGCCCTGAGCCTGTCGCTGTCCTGGGCGCCGTACGCGTCGGACTTCAGCCGCTATCTGCCCCGTGGCACGTCCCGCCCGAAGATGTTCTGGTGCACCCTGCTCGGGCTGGTCACGTCGTTCGTCGCCGTGCAGGTCCTCGGTCTGTGGGGTGCGTCGGTGCTGACCGACCAGACGGCTGCGGGCGTGGACGCCCTGCTGGGCGGCGGTGCCGCCGGCGCGTTCGGGCTGCTGGCGGTGGCACTGGCCGCGGTGTGCAGCAACGCGATGAACGACTACAGCGGTTCCCTCGCCCTCCAGACGCTCGGTGTCCGGATACCGCGTCCGGTGGCCGCCGCCCTGGCCGCCGCGCTCGGCTTCCCGCTGGTGCTGTGGATGCACGCCGCCGACACCACGGCGCGGTTCCAGAACGTGCTGCTGTTCGTGGGCTGTTGGATCCCCGGGTTCGTCGCGATCGTGGTCGTCGACTGGATCGCCCGCAGGCGGGAGCGCGGCGGCGCCCCGCTCGACATCGCCGCCGAGACCGCCCCGCCGCGCTCCGGACCGATCTCGCTCGTGGCGTTCGCCGGGGCGTTCGGCGCGGCCGTGCCGTTCATGGACACGAGCCTGTACGTCGGACCGGTCGCCGACGCACTGCACGGAGCCGACCTCTCCTACTACGTGGCGTTCCTCGTCGCCCTCGCCCTGTACGCACCGCTGCGGTTGCGCCGTCGCGCCTGA
- a CDS encoding phospholipase produces MRPSRRSLLAATAVLGSVFAVPAPAGAAEVPAPGAYYVQSAVTGLNAADSSGAVVQHNPRGNEDHQQWTLRQSGSSSVLESADTAGSCLGRSGDQARTVACTSADAAWEVTPSGADQYTLKVPGTNSYLTVTDKPSGSNYPAQLAIGSPGSLASWYLTPVTPQTRPMPAQDQRTLDQVTFLTAHNAYANGVDGGFAPPFVNFFPNQSRGINQQLADGVRGFMLDLHQTPDGAILCHDSCTLVSKPVALWVDLQRMVDFLKQHPDQFVTVFLEDYVDPGVLRAELARVNGLSDVLYRPDQTGVREHGWPKLADLTAAGHRLLIFTDHSRASDESAGLTRDSFGVMYQREWTVENYWSMGSGLGSSDWSCYSRWYGADTNVPLTRTEPGFRPLFVMNHFRDATMSGTASTDNTKLADRARRFCEPAARKKPNYLAVDRYDLGNPMSAVNTLNTYVYP; encoded by the coding sequence ATGAGACCGAGCCGACGCTCCCTGCTCGCCGCCACCGCCGTACTGGGATCCGTATTCGCCGTCCCCGCGCCCGCCGGCGCCGCCGAAGTCCCCGCCCCTGGCGCCTATTACGTCCAGAGCGCCGTCACGGGACTGAACGCCGCCGACAGTTCGGGGGCGGTCGTCCAGCACAACCCGAGGGGCAACGAGGACCACCAGCAGTGGACCCTCCGCCAGAGCGGCTCCTCCTCCGTGCTCGAAAGCGCCGACACCGCGGGCAGTTGTCTGGGCCGCTCGGGCGACCAGGCCCGTACCGTCGCCTGTACGAGCGCCGACGCGGCCTGGGAGGTGACGCCGAGCGGCGCCGACCAGTACACACTCAAAGTCCCCGGAACGAACAGCTACTTGACCGTCACCGACAAGCCCTCGGGTTCCAACTACCCGGCCCAGCTGGCGATCGGTTCGCCGGGCAGCCTCGCCTCCTGGTACCTCACCCCGGTCACGCCCCAGACCCGGCCGATGCCGGCCCAGGACCAGCGCACGCTGGACCAGGTCACGTTCCTGACCGCCCACAACGCCTACGCGAACGGCGTGGACGGCGGATTCGCCCCGCCCTTCGTCAACTTCTTCCCGAATCAGAGCCGCGGCATCAACCAGCAACTCGCCGACGGTGTGCGAGGGTTCATGCTCGACCTGCACCAGACGCCCGACGGCGCGATCCTCTGCCACGACAGCTGCACCCTGGTCAGCAAGCCGGTGGCGCTCTGGGTCGACCTCCAGCGCATGGTCGACTTCCTCAAGCAGCACCCGGACCAGTTCGTCACCGTGTTCCTGGAGGACTACGTCGATCCCGGCGTCCTGCGCGCCGAGCTCGCCCGGGTGAACGGCCTGTCCGACGTGCTGTACCGGCCGGATCAGACGGGCGTGCGCGAGCACGGCTGGCCGAAGCTGGCCGACCTGACCGCCGCCGGGCACCGCCTGCTCATCTTCACCGACCACAGCCGCGCCTCCGACGAGTCCGCCGGACTGACCCGGGACAGCTTCGGCGTCATGTACCAGCGCGAGTGGACCGTCGAGAACTACTGGTCCATGGGCTCGGGCCTCGGCTCCTCCGACTGGTCCTGCTACAGCCGCTGGTACGGCGCGGACACGAACGTACCGCTCACGCGCACCGAGCCGGGCTTCCGGCCCCTCTTCGTCATGAACCACTTCCGCGACGCCACCATGTCCGGGACCGCGAGCACGGACAACACCAAACTCGCGGACCGCGCCCGCCGCTTCTGCGAACCGGCCGCCCGCAAGAAGCCCAACTACCTGGCCGTGGACCGTTACGACCTGGGCAACCCGATGTCGGCGGTGAACACGCTGAACACGTACGTGTATCCGTAG
- a CDS encoding alpha/beta hydrolase, which produces MTVISLKSAQVREGLALPYAEAGYPSGTPVVFVHGLADSWWSFEPLLRRLPASLHGYAPTQRGHGDADRPPEGYAPDDFAADLVAFLDAVDVPRAVLVGASSGGVPARIVAGSHPDRIAGLVLLGVPGTLADKPAVTGLVSAMETLSDPVPRAFVEDFLADTVARPIARGFVETMIEENLKPPAHVWKDTARGLLDTDLRATLGGILVPTLVIWGEQDEFLPREDQQTILDAVHGAEFLAYAETGHSVHWEQPERVVADLAAFVTRIEHPGTR; this is translated from the coding sequence GTGACCGTGATCTCCCTGAAGTCCGCGCAGGTGCGGGAAGGGCTCGCCCTCCCGTACGCCGAAGCCGGCTACCCCAGTGGTACGCCGGTCGTCTTCGTGCACGGTCTGGCCGACTCCTGGTGGTCCTTCGAGCCCCTGCTGAGGCGCCTGCCGGCGTCCCTGCACGGCTACGCGCCCACGCAGCGCGGGCACGGCGACGCCGACCGGCCGCCGGAGGGCTACGCGCCCGACGACTTCGCCGCCGACCTGGTGGCGTTCCTGGACGCCGTGGACGTCCCCCGCGCCGTCCTGGTCGGGGCGTCCAGCGGCGGCGTACCGGCCCGGATCGTCGCCGGCAGCCATCCGGACCGCATCGCCGGACTGGTGCTGCTCGGCGTCCCCGGCACTCTCGCGGACAAACCGGCCGTCACCGGACTGGTGAGCGCCATGGAGACCCTGTCCGATCCCGTGCCGCGCGCCTTCGTGGAGGACTTCCTGGCGGACACGGTGGCCCGGCCGATCGCCCGGGGGTTCGTCGAGACGATGATCGAGGAGAACCTGAAGCCGCCCGCGCACGTGTGGAAGGACACCGCCCGCGGTCTCCTCGACACCGATCTCCGCGCGACCCTCGGCGGCATCCTGGTGCCCACGCTCGTCATCTGGGGTGAACAGGACGAGTTCCTGCCGCGCGAGGACCAGCAGACCATTCTGGACGCGGTCCACGGCGCCGAATTCCTCGCCTACGCGGAGACCGGGCACTCCGTCCACTGGGAGCAGCCCGAACGGGTGGTCGCCGACCTCGCCGCCTTCGTCACCCGGATCGAGCACCCCGGCACGCGCTAG
- a CDS encoding phosphatase PAP2 family protein, with translation MKRHGTSDLAASTAVGSLVAFVLLTLIVTGREGAPLLVDSQLASWSVAHRPDMALALARGVTYTGTGAVPYALVVAAGLLLGRTTRQRVGAVAACVGVLAAAQALRFTVMSLVARPRPPVADWATHASGWSFPSGHTTTSAVTAGVLIFAVIARAPQSRRALVLLVGCWAVLVGLSRVYLGVHWFSDVVGGWLFAVCWLSLLLYVLTRFLPSTYSAISAPRLRPGPTTEERPDAPQAAQAPGHHPGPGEAREAGEPDEPGDPGGPQDPRDPHDVPPHAAP, from the coding sequence GTGAAGCGCCACGGCACCAGCGACCTCGCCGCGTCGACCGCGGTGGGGAGTCTGGTCGCGTTCGTGCTGCTGACGCTGATCGTGACCGGTCGCGAGGGCGCTCCCCTGCTCGTCGACTCCCAGCTGGCCTCCTGGTCGGTCGCGCACCGCCCGGACATGGCGCTCGCCCTGGCGCGCGGTGTGACCTACACCGGCACGGGAGCCGTCCCGTACGCCCTGGTCGTGGCGGCCGGTCTCCTCCTCGGACGGACGACGCGACAGCGGGTCGGCGCCGTGGCCGCCTGCGTGGGCGTGCTGGCGGCCGCACAGGCCCTGCGGTTCACTGTGATGTCACTGGTCGCCCGGCCGCGGCCGCCCGTGGCGGACTGGGCGACCCATGCCTCGGGCTGGTCGTTCCCGTCCGGTCACACCACCACCTCGGCCGTCACCGCGGGAGTGCTCATCTTCGCGGTGATCGCCCGCGCGCCGCAGTCCAGAAGGGCTCTGGTGCTGCTCGTCGGCTGCTGGGCCGTGCTGGTCGGCCTCTCCCGTGTCTACCTGGGCGTCCACTGGTTCTCGGACGTCGTGGGCGGCTGGCTGTTCGCCGTCTGCTGGCTGAGCCTGCTCCTGTACGTCCTCACGCGCTTCCTCCCGTCCACCTACTCCGCGATATCGGCGCCCCGTCTCCGCCCAGGCCCCACGACGGAAGAGCGCCCCGATGCACCGCAAGCAGCGCAAGCACCAGGCCATCACCCAGGTCCCGGTGAGGCCCGTGAAGCCGGCGAACCGGACGAGCCCGGCGACCCCGGCGGCCCCCAGGACCCCCGCGACCCGCACGACGTCCCTCCTCACGCTGCTCCGTAG
- a CDS encoding VOC family protein, translating to MRRIALVTLVVDDYDEAIRHYTEALGFHLVEDTARPDGSRWVVVEPGTGGGGTGLLLARAKDEAQRGRVGDQTGGRVGFFLYTDDFARDHARMSAAGVTFLEEPRHEPYGSVAVFQDLYGNRWDLLQPAG from the coding sequence ATGAGACGCATCGCCCTGGTCACCCTCGTCGTCGACGACTACGACGAGGCCATCCGCCACTACACCGAAGCCCTCGGTTTCCACCTCGTCGAGGACACCGCGCGGCCCGACGGCTCGCGCTGGGTCGTGGTCGAGCCGGGTACGGGCGGCGGCGGAACCGGGCTGCTGCTCGCCCGGGCCAAGGACGAGGCGCAGCGCGGCCGCGTCGGCGACCAGACCGGCGGACGGGTCGGCTTCTTCCTGTACACCGACGACTTCGCCCGCGATCACGCCCGGATGAGCGCCGCGGGCGTGACCTTCCTGGAGGAGCCCCGCCACGAGCCGTACGGCTCGGTCGCCGTCTTCCAGGACCTGTACGGCAACCGTTGGGACCTGCTCCAGCCCGCGGGCTGA